In Haloarchaeobius litoreus, the following are encoded in one genomic region:
- a CDS encoding cystathionine gamma-synthase: MDHEDFRIETRSIHAGQEPDEETGALMTPIYANSTYEQDAPGEHRGYEYSRTANPTRTDLEANLASLEGGDYGRCFSSGMGSINTVLNLLESGDHVVTGEDVYGGTHRIFTQVYEDYDLEFSFVDMTDLDAIEAAMQDNTELLWLETPTNPLMSIVDIEGAAEVAHAHDALCAIDNTFATPYLQRPLEHGADIVSHSLTKYLGGHSDVVGGALVTDDEALDERIGFYQNSVGATPGPHDCFLVLRGTKTLPVRMDRHCENARAIAGWLDEHDAVSAVFYPGLDDHPGHEIAAKQMDDFGGMLSFEVDGTLEQASTVVSETEVFTLAESLGGVESLIEQPAAMTHAAIPKEERLEAGLTDGLIRASVGIEHVDDLTADLQRAFDAAGL; the protein is encoded by the coding sequence ATGGATCACGAGGACTTCCGCATCGAGACGCGCTCCATCCACGCCGGCCAGGAACCCGACGAGGAGACCGGCGCGCTCATGACGCCCATCTACGCGAACTCCACCTACGAGCAGGACGCCCCGGGCGAGCACCGCGGCTACGAGTACTCCCGCACCGCGAACCCGACACGCACCGACCTGGAGGCGAACCTCGCGAGCCTCGAAGGCGGCGACTACGGTCGCTGCTTCTCCTCCGGCATGGGCTCCATCAACACCGTCCTGAACCTGCTCGAATCCGGCGACCACGTCGTCACCGGCGAGGACGTCTACGGCGGCACGCACCGCATCTTCACCCAGGTGTACGAGGACTACGACCTCGAGTTCTCGTTCGTCGATATGACCGACCTCGACGCCATCGAGGCCGCGATGCAGGACAACACCGAACTCCTCTGGCTGGAGACGCCCACCAACCCGCTCATGTCCATCGTCGACATCGAGGGTGCCGCCGAGGTCGCTCACGCACACGACGCGCTCTGTGCCATCGACAACACGTTCGCGACGCCGTACCTCCAGCGCCCGCTCGAACACGGCGCGGACATCGTGAGCCACTCGCTGACGAAGTACCTCGGCGGCCACTCCGACGTGGTCGGCGGTGCGCTCGTCACCGACGACGAGGCGCTCGACGAGCGCATCGGGTTCTACCAGAACTCCGTGGGCGCGACACCCGGCCCGCACGACTGCTTCCTCGTCCTCCGCGGGACGAAGACCCTGCCCGTCCGGATGGACCGCCACTGCGAGAACGCGCGGGCAATCGCCGGCTGGCTCGACGAGCACGACGCCGTCTCCGCGGTGTTCTACCCCGGGCTCGACGACCACCCCGGCCACGAGATCGCCGCGAAGCAGATGGACGACTTCGGCGGCATGCTCAGCTTCGAGGTCGACGGCACGCTCGAACAGGCCAGCACCGTCGTCAGCGAGACCGAGGTGTTCACCCTCGCCGAATCCCTCGGCGGCGTCGAGAGCCTCATCGAGCAGCCAGCCGCGATGACGCACGCAGCCATCCCGAAGGAGGAGCGCCTCGAGGCCGGCCTCACCGACGGCCTCATCCGCGCGAGCGTCGGCATCGAACACGTCGACGACCTCACCGCGGACCTCCAGCGGGCGTTCGACGCGGCCGGGCTCTGA
- a CDS encoding GNAT family N-acetyltransferase yields the protein MDEVKQKSTKSGLSAEWHAPEPSRTSDRPPKSFLDARGRYLQLTVGHGLSNETYEALVEMYDAFDPTDRAHGLPPLGTDTIRDWLDNLGDGLHVVARHDGRVVGHAVLVAARDGDAHELAIFVLGEYQHARVGTRVLERFCWEADHDGIPAISLYVESSNRPALNLYRSMGFSGEYVGHGELEMRLDL from the coding sequence ATGGACGAAGTGAAACAAAAATCCACAAAAAGTGGCCTCTCGGCCGAGTGGCACGCCCCGGAGCCATCCCGGACGTCCGACCGCCCTCCGAAGTCGTTCCTCGATGCCCGTGGTCGCTACCTCCAGCTGACGGTCGGACACGGGCTCTCGAACGAGACGTACGAGGCGCTCGTCGAGATGTACGACGCGTTCGACCCCACCGACCGGGCCCACGGCCTGCCACCGCTCGGGACCGACACCATCCGCGACTGGCTCGACAACCTCGGGGACGGCCTGCACGTCGTCGCCCGCCACGACGGCCGGGTCGTGGGGCACGCGGTGCTCGTGGCGGCACGCGACGGGGACGCCCACGAACTCGCCATCTTCGTCCTCGGGGAGTACCAGCACGCCCGTGTCGGGACCCGCGTGCTCGAACGCTTCTGCTGGGAGGCCGACCACGACGGCATCCCCGCCATCTCGCTCTACGTCGAGTCGAGCAACCGGCCCGCGCTCAACCTCTACCGGTCGATGGGCTTTTCGGGCGAGTACGTCGGTCACGGCGAGCTGGAGATGCGTCTCGACCTGTAG
- a CDS encoding 50S ribosomal protein L21e, with protein MPNSNGPMKNTRHKLQNHPRERGTSPPQRAIQEYDEGQKVHLKIDPSVQKGRYHPRFDGQTGEVVGKQGAAFKVQITDGGKEKTLIVAAAHLKAQQ; from the coding sequence ATGCCCAACTCCAACGGACCCATGAAGAACACGCGGCACAAGCTACAGAACCATCCCCGCGAGCGGGGCACATCGCCGCCGCAGCGTGCGATTCAGGAGTACGACGAGGGCCAGAAGGTCCACCTGAAGATCGACCCCTCGGTCCAGAAGGGTCGCTACCACCCGCGCTTCGACGGCCAGACCGGCGAGGTCGTCGGGAAACAGGGCGCCGCGTTCAAGGTCCAGATCACGGACGGCGGCAAGGAGAAGACCCTCATCGTCGCGGCAGCACACCTCAAGGCCCAGCAGTAA
- a CDS encoding RNA polymerase Rpb4 family protein, producing MTIFKEKLDEEYVTVPKVKELLADIEEERALDEEREMQYELARAIEHVNRFAVLDVDEAQELVDELQELEKVDEATAYKIANLLPQDRTELRSVYAQERYTLDGDELDEILNVVAKYA from the coding sequence ATGACGATATTCAAGGAGAAGCTCGACGAGGAGTACGTGACCGTCCCGAAGGTCAAGGAGCTCCTCGCCGATATCGAGGAGGAGAGGGCCCTCGACGAGGAGCGCGAGATGCAGTACGAGCTGGCGCGGGCCATCGAGCACGTCAACCGATTCGCCGTGCTCGACGTCGATGAAGCACAGGAACTGGTCGACGAGCTCCAGGAGCTCGAGAAGGTCGACGAAGCGACGGCGTACAAGATCGCGAACCTGCTCCCGCAGGACCGCACGGAGCTGCGCTCGGTGTACGCCCAGGAGCGCTACACGCTCGACGGCGACGAGCTGGACGAGATCCTGAACGTCGTCGCAAAGTACGCCTGA
- a CDS encoding DUF655 domain-containing protein has product MSDSEREAEASVHAVVLDIFPNGRSSDGRAGYDREPLAYAIGTRDFRLFEVVFSETPEVSIDDEVAVEPADDTVKRVRNVEFDDLSSGAQAELEYVVAEMVEADEDRFVSFYNDAQPITLRLHQLNLLPGIGKKLRNSILDERKRKPFEGFEELEERVAGLHDPEGILAERIMEELRDDDLKYKAFVGRSDE; this is encoded by the coding sequence ATGAGCGATTCCGAACGTGAGGCGGAGGCGTCGGTCCACGCCGTCGTCCTCGATATCTTCCCCAACGGCCGTTCGAGCGACGGGCGGGCCGGATACGACCGGGAGCCGCTGGCGTACGCCATCGGAACCCGCGACTTCCGCCTGTTCGAGGTCGTCTTCTCGGAGACGCCCGAGGTATCTATCGACGACGAGGTCGCGGTCGAACCGGCCGACGACACGGTCAAGCGGGTTCGGAACGTCGAGTTCGACGACCTCTCCTCGGGGGCGCAGGCGGAACTGGAGTACGTCGTCGCCGAGATGGTCGAGGCCGACGAGGACCGCTTCGTGTCGTTCTACAACGACGCCCAGCCCATCACGCTCCGACTCCACCAGCTGAACCTCCTGCCCGGCATCGGGAAGAAGCTCCGGAACAGCATCCTCGACGAACGCAAGCGCAAGCCCTTCGAGGGCTTCGAGGAGCTCGAGGAGCGTGTCGCCGGCCTCCACGACCCGGAGGGCATCCTCGCCGAGCGCATCATGGAGGAACTGCGCGACGACGACCTGAAGTACAAGGCGTTCGTCGGCCGGAGCGACGAGTAG
- a CDS encoding 16S ribosomal RNA methyltransferase A: MRDPDGLLARAGVRGDPDRDQHFLVDDRVLDRLPDYLPEMADREHLLEIGAGNGALTDRLLATADHVTAIERDPKLAAFLREEFAEERDAGRLTVVEGDALEVDLPEFTASVSNLPYGVSSPITFRLLPREQPLVLMFQQEFAERMVAEPATDDYGRLSVSTQHYADVELVETIPAAAFSPPPRVDSAVVRCTPRAPDYEVDDEQFFLDFVKAVFTQRRKTMRNAIRNTAHISGLDDADAVVEAADEELMGKRAGKLPPATFAELARLAADVARGPSDE, translated from the coding sequence ATGAGAGACCCCGACGGACTGCTGGCCCGGGCGGGGGTCCGCGGCGACCCCGACCGCGACCAGCACTTCCTCGTTGACGACCGCGTCCTCGACCGACTCCCGGACTACCTCCCGGAGATGGCCGACCGCGAGCACCTGCTGGAGATCGGTGCGGGCAACGGCGCGCTGACCGACCGGCTGCTCGCGACGGCCGACCACGTCACCGCTATCGAGCGCGACCCGAAGCTCGCGGCCTTCCTTCGCGAGGAGTTCGCCGAAGAGCGCGATGCGGGTCGGCTGACCGTCGTCGAGGGGGACGCGCTCGAGGTCGACCTGCCCGAGTTCACGGCGTCGGTGTCGAACCTGCCGTACGGGGTATCGAGCCCCATCACGTTCCGGCTCCTTCCCAGGGAGCAGCCGCTCGTGCTGATGTTCCAGCAGGAGTTCGCCGAGCGGATGGTCGCCGAGCCGGCGACCGACGACTACGGCCGGCTCTCGGTGAGCACGCAGCACTACGCCGACGTGGAGCTGGTCGAGACCATCCCGGCGGCGGCCTTCTCGCCGCCGCCGCGGGTCGACAGCGCGGTGGTCCGCTGTACGCCGCGGGCCCCCGACTACGAGGTGGACGACGAGCAGTTCTTCCTCGACTTCGTCAAGGCGGTGTTCACCCAGCGCCGGAAGACGATGCGGAACGCCATCCGGAACACCGCACACATCTCCGGGCTGGACGACGCGGACGCCGTGGTCGAGGCGGCGGACGAGGAGTTGATGGGGAAGCGGGCGGGCAAGCTCCCGCCGGCGACGTTCGCCGAACTCGCGAGGCTCGCGGCCGACGTCGCCCGTGGTCCGTCGGATGAGTGA
- a CDS encoding mechanosensitive ion channel family protein, translating into MSDAGVRPTLAEVALRLQSGDPSWVTELVEAVNSIANVVESPLLRVLVTVAAVVLLAAIGYVTNRVQDKLRERLGNTVADVLTVVLIGATVLASAAVVVGVWSSADEVAAAMQNLPITHEDSDKVLVSVVLVLLTHILSRLVKRVLEDYLSTTEAFSDHQRRLTYRISQVILWTGATIVALGVWDIQLTGLLVGAGFAGIVVGMAARQTLGAVLAGFVLMFSRPFEIGDWVEIGETEGIVTDISIFNTRVQTFDGEYVMIPNDVVSGQQITNRSRKGRLRLAVEVGVDYDADVEAAVETAAEAIEGLDTILTVPTPQVVVKRFGDSAVVLGIRFWIDNPSARRKWRARTAVVTAVKEAFDDAGVAIPFPQRTVGTREPTDEAAGEAVSAAEPAADGGE; encoded by the coding sequence ATGAGTGACGCCGGCGTCCGTCCGACGCTCGCCGAGGTCGCGCTGCGCCTCCAGTCCGGCGATCCGAGCTGGGTCACGGAACTCGTCGAGGCGGTGAACAGCATCGCGAACGTCGTCGAGAGCCCGCTGTTGCGCGTGCTCGTGACCGTCGCGGCCGTCGTCCTCCTCGCGGCCATCGGCTACGTCACCAATCGCGTACAGGACAAACTCCGCGAGCGACTCGGCAACACCGTCGCGGACGTGTTGACGGTGGTGCTCATCGGCGCGACGGTGCTCGCGTCTGCGGCGGTCGTCGTCGGCGTCTGGTCGAGTGCGGACGAGGTCGCCGCTGCGATGCAGAACCTCCCCATCACGCACGAGGACTCCGACAAGGTGCTCGTCTCGGTCGTCCTCGTCCTGCTCACACACATCCTCTCGCGGCTGGTTAAGCGAGTGCTGGAGGACTACCTCTCGACGACGGAGGCGTTCTCCGACCACCAGCGCCGGCTGACCTACCGCATCTCGCAGGTGATCCTCTGGACCGGCGCGACCATCGTCGCACTCGGTGTCTGGGACATCCAGCTGACGGGGCTGCTCGTCGGGGCTGGCTTCGCCGGCATCGTCGTCGGGATGGCCGCACGACAGACGCTCGGGGCCGTCCTCGCCGGCTTCGTCCTGATGTTCTCGCGCCCGTTCGAGATCGGCGACTGGGTCGAGATCGGCGAGACGGAGGGTATCGTCACGGACATCTCCATCTTCAACACGCGCGTCCAGACGTTCGACGGCGAGTACGTGATGATTCCCAACGACGTGGTCAGCGGTCAGCAGATCACCAACCGCTCGCGCAAGGGCCGGCTCCGGCTGGCGGTCGAGGTCGGCGTGGACTACGACGCCGACGTGGAGGCGGCGGTCGAGACCGCCGCCGAGGCCATCGAGGGCCTCGACACCATCCTGACGGTACCGACGCCGCAGGTCGTCGTCAAGCGGTTCGGCGACTCGGCGGTCGTGCTGGGCATCCGCTTCTGGATCGACAACCCGAGCGCGCGCCGGAAGTGGCGGGCTCGCACGGCCGTCGTCACGGCCGTCAAGGAGGCGTTCGACGACGCCGGGGTCGCCATCCCGTTCCCACAGCGCACGGTCGGCACGCGCGAGCCGACGGACGAGGCGGCCGGGGAGGCGGTGTCGGCGGCCGAACCCGCAGCCGACGGGGGTGAATAG
- a CDS encoding HemK2/MTQ2 family protein methyltransferase, with product MVKDLAERRGIETEVYQPAEDSHLLAEAVVADGVSGTVVEVGTGSGYVAERIAAETDTRVVATDLNPHACEQAHERTDHGVEVVRADLVEPFRDGSLDAVVFNPPYLPADDAAARNDWMEVALTGGEDGRAVIDPFLDDVGRVLAPDGVVYLLVSSLTGVDEVVDRAAANGFSAVALHDESFPFETLTVLKLLR from the coding sequence ATGGTGAAGGACCTCGCCGAGCGCCGCGGTATCGAGACGGAGGTGTACCAGCCCGCCGAGGACTCCCACCTGCTCGCCGAGGCCGTCGTCGCCGACGGGGTTTCGGGGACGGTCGTCGAGGTCGGCACTGGCTCGGGCTACGTCGCGGAACGTATCGCGGCGGAGACGGACACGCGCGTCGTCGCCACCGACCTGAACCCCCACGCCTGCGAGCAGGCGCACGAGCGGACCGACCACGGTGTCGAGGTCGTGCGCGCGGACCTCGTCGAACCGTTCCGCGACGGGAGCCTCGACGCCGTCGTCTTCAACCCGCCGTACCTGCCGGCCGACGACGCGGCGGCCCGGAACGACTGGATGGAGGTCGCGCTGACCGGCGGCGAGGACGGCCGGGCGGTCATCGACCCGTTCCTCGACGACGTGGGCCGCGTGCTCGCCCCCGACGGCGTGGTCTACCTGCTCGTTTCGTCGCTGACCGGCGTGGACGAGGTCGTCGACCGCGCCGCAGCCAACGGGTTCAGCGCCGTTGCACTCCACGACGAGTCGTTCCCGTTCGAGACGCTGACCGTGCTGAAGCTCCTGCGGTAA
- a CDS encoding 5-methyltetrahydropteroyltriglutamate--homocysteine methyltransferase — translation MTDLVATTPGLFPLPDWAKSELSDLKGHQKGDLISGDEGPELQSVYDRARSEVLDVQTDAGLDRVVEGQLRWDDMLAHPLAVHDSVETRGIVRYYDNNNFYREPVVQDDLTFDGDVAAELEAAAEGVDDGLQAVLPGPYSLADLATDEHYGDETAFLHAVAEFLAGEADAFPEVETLFLLEPSLVESPPGEGLDSEIPEAVSTVADAVECEVVVHPYWGALEEKVYAHLLDADVDAVGFDFVSDHEANLYNLQEYGATDDIALGLLDGQNTLVEEPEAINERVDWVFDNLPVAEFDTTYVTTNTETFYLPYSKFEAKLQATADAVALAETEVQA, via the coding sequence ATGACAGACCTCGTCGCGACGACACCAGGACTGTTCCCCCTCCCGGACTGGGCGAAATCGGAGCTCTCAGACCTCAAGGGCCACCAGAAGGGCGACCTCATCTCGGGCGACGAGGGCCCCGAACTCCAGTCGGTCTACGACCGCGCCCGGAGCGAGGTGCTCGACGTGCAGACCGACGCCGGACTCGACCGCGTCGTCGAGGGGCAGCTACGCTGGGACGACATGCTCGCGCACCCGCTGGCGGTCCACGACAGCGTGGAGACCCGCGGCATCGTCCGCTACTACGACAACAACAACTTCTACCGCGAGCCGGTCGTCCAGGACGACCTGACGTTCGACGGCGACGTGGCCGCCGAGCTGGAGGCCGCCGCGGAGGGCGTCGACGACGGGCTGCAGGCCGTGCTGCCGGGGCCGTACTCGCTGGCCGACCTCGCCACCGACGAGCACTACGGCGACGAGACGGCGTTCCTCCACGCGGTCGCCGAGTTCCTCGCGGGCGAGGCCGACGCCTTCCCCGAGGTCGAGACGCTGTTCCTGCTCGAACCCTCGCTCGTCGAGAGCCCGCCCGGCGAGGGACTCGACAGCGAGATTCCCGAGGCCGTCTCGACGGTCGCCGACGCCGTCGAGTGCGAGGTCGTCGTCCATCCCTACTGGGGCGCGCTGGAGGAGAAGGTGTACGCCCACCTGCTCGACGCCGACGTGGACGCCGTCGGCTTCGACTTCGTCTCCGACCACGAGGCGAACCTGTACAACCTGCAGGAGTACGGCGCGACAGACGACATCGCGCTCGGCCTGCTCGACGGGCAGAACACGCTCGTCGAGGAGCCCGAGGCCATCAACGAGCGCGTCGACTGGGTGTTCGACAACCTCCCGGTCGCCGAGTTCGACACGACGTACGTGACGACGAACACCGAGACGTTCTATCTCCCATACAGCAAGTTCGAGGCGAAGCTGCAGGCGACCGCCGACGCCGTCGCCCTCGCCGAGACGGAGGTGCAAGCATGA
- a CDS encoding methionine synthase, which translates to MTTNANRDQFRPEDHPNDHFLLTTVVGSYPKPKWLNRAKELYEDEDHEFDADDWAEAKDDACRLITAEHERAGLDVVVDGEMRRNEMVEFFAHRIDGYEFNGPVKVWGHNYFDKPSVVDDVEYADSWLVDEYEFTAAAAERPVKVPITGPYTLANWSFNEAYEDDEALAYDLADLVNEEIEKLVDAGARYIQIDEPALATTPDDHAIVGECLERIAAGIPDDVRIGLHVCYGDYSRIYPEILDYPVDEFDLELANGDYDQLDVFTADEFTKDLALGVVDAHTAEVESVEEIKENVRKGLEVVPPERLVISPDCGVKLLPREVAFGKMQNMVEAVREVEAELDAGEIEVPAASRRSPADD; encoded by the coding sequence ATGACGACCAACGCAAACCGCGACCAGTTCCGGCCCGAGGACCACCCGAACGACCACTTCCTCCTGACGACCGTCGTCGGGAGCTACCCGAAGCCCAAGTGGCTCAACCGCGCGAAGGAGCTCTACGAGGACGAGGACCACGAGTTCGACGCGGACGACTGGGCCGAGGCGAAGGACGACGCCTGTCGACTCATCACCGCCGAGCACGAGCGCGCCGGCCTCGATGTCGTCGTCGACGGCGAGATGCGCCGCAACGAGATGGTCGAGTTCTTCGCCCACCGCATCGACGGCTACGAGTTCAACGGCCCCGTGAAGGTCTGGGGCCACAACTACTTCGACAAGCCGAGCGTCGTCGACGACGTCGAGTACGCCGACAGCTGGCTCGTCGACGAGTACGAGTTCACCGCCGCGGCCGCAGAGCGCCCGGTGAAGGTGCCCATCACCGGCCCGTACACGCTCGCGAACTGGTCGTTCAACGAGGCCTACGAGGACGACGAGGCACTCGCCTACGACCTCGCGGACCTCGTCAACGAGGAGATCGAGAAGCTGGTCGACGCCGGCGCGCGCTACATCCAGATCGACGAGCCCGCGCTCGCGACGACGCCCGACGACCACGCCATCGTCGGCGAGTGTCTGGAGCGCATCGCAGCCGGCATCCCCGACGACGTGCGCATCGGCCTGCACGTCTGCTACGGCGACTACTCGCGCATCTACCCCGAGATCCTCGACTACCCCGTCGACGAGTTCGACCTCGAGCTCGCCAACGGCGACTACGACCAGCTCGACGTGTTCACCGCCGATGAGTTCACGAAGGACCTCGCGCTCGGCGTCGTCGACGCCCACACCGCCGAGGTCGAGTCCGTCGAGGAGATCAAGGAGAACGTCCGGAAGGGGCTCGAGGTCGTCCCGCCGGAACGGCTCGTCATCTCGCCCGACTGCGGCGTGAAGCTGCTCCCGCGCGAGGTCGCCTTCGGCAAGATGCAGAACATGGTCGAGGCCGTCCGCGAGGTCGAGGCCGAACTTGACGCCGGCGAGATCGAGGTGCCCGCCGCGTCCCGGCGCTCGCCCGCGGACGACTGA
- a CDS encoding sensor histidine kinase, protein MISPNVFSVALLSVAAVAFGLGVYALREARRRSVQSELAVVTDGGADEESQRLLLSGDDDRERYVDVESTPVYRGRGLYVGRLLTLQDVTDQVLREQRLNVLNRVLRHNVRHETNLILGHGETIAEDLSSTQREHLETMLASAEQLVDWSDRARFAERALDGVDGERREIPLGPALDGAVDRVRGAYPDANVEAPESVDVVVLGHSTLEWALYELVDNAVEHGSTGTRSEGHGDAVAPRAEAPGGDVERDTPADGETTGPEALVTVEDDGDAVTVVISDTGPGIPAAEQRVLAADEETPLEHGSGLGLWLVNWAVMAAGGEISFAENEPRGTVVRVTLPRAT, encoded by the coding sequence ATGATCTCCCCCAACGTCTTCTCGGTCGCACTTCTCTCGGTGGCCGCGGTCGCCTTCGGCCTCGGGGTGTACGCACTCAGAGAGGCCCGCCGTCGGTCGGTCCAGTCAGAACTGGCGGTCGTCACCGACGGCGGGGCCGACGAGGAGAGCCAGCGGTTGCTGCTCAGTGGCGACGACGACAGGGAGCGCTACGTCGACGTCGAGTCCACGCCGGTGTACCGCGGCCGCGGACTGTACGTCGGTCGGCTCCTCACGCTGCAGGACGTGACCGACCAGGTGCTCCGCGAGCAACGGCTCAACGTGCTCAACCGGGTGCTCCGGCACAACGTGCGCCACGAGACGAACCTCATCCTCGGCCACGGCGAGACCATCGCCGAGGACCTGTCGTCGACACAGCGCGAGCACCTGGAGACGATGCTCGCGTCGGCCGAACAGCTGGTGGACTGGTCCGACCGCGCCCGCTTCGCCGAGCGGGCCCTCGACGGCGTCGACGGCGAGCGTCGGGAGATCCCGCTCGGCCCGGCGCTCGACGGCGCGGTCGACCGTGTCCGCGGTGCGTACCCGGACGCGAACGTGGAGGCACCCGAGTCGGTCGATGTGGTCGTACTCGGCCACAGCACGCTCGAGTGGGCGCTGTACGAACTCGTGGACAACGCGGTGGAACACGGCTCCACGGGCACCCGTTCGGAGGGTCACGGTGACGCCGTGGCGCCTCGGGCGGAAGCCCCCGGAGGCGACGTCGAACGCGATACACCGGCAGACGGCGAGACGACGGGTCCCGAGGCACTGGTGACCGTCGAGGACGACGGCGACGCGGTCACCGTCGTCATCTCCGACACCGGCCCTGGAATCCCGGCGGCGGAACAGCGCGTGCTGGCCGCCGACGAGGAGACGCCGCTGGAGCACGGTTCGGGCCTCGGCCTGTGGCTCGTCAACTGGGCGGTGATGGCCGCGGGGGGAGAGATATCATTCGCAGAGAACGAACCGCGGGGGACGGTCGTCCGTGTCACCCTCCCGCGTGCCACCTGA